The following coding sequences are from one Epinephelus fuscoguttatus linkage group LG5, E.fuscoguttatus.final_Chr_v1 window:
- the LOC125888706 gene encoding myelin protein zero-like protein 2, whose amino-acid sequence MCVKGLYFLTVLSGLAASGVLQVSGMRIYTSGDMEAVNGTDVRLKCTFHSSATINPNSIVISWSFRPLKPGREESVFHYQQRPYPPVDGIFRKRVVWAGDVMGRDASIILQQVKFTYNGTYICQVKNPPDVHGTVGEIRLRVVTTASFSELLLLALAIGGGIAAVVILLIIILSCRRCKKRRQREREGNEEAPRKERKDPTAW is encoded by the exons GCGTGCTGCAGGTCAGCGGGATGCGTATATACACGTCTGGGGATATGGAGGCGGTCAACGGGACGGATGTTCGTCTGAAGTGCACATTTCATAGTTCTGCCACCATCAACCCCAACTCCATCGTCATCTCCTGGAGCTTCAGACCGCTCAAACCAGGCCGAGAAGAGTCG GTGTTCCACTACCAGCAGCGACCATATCCTCCAGTAGACGGCATTTTCAGGAAGCGTGTCGTTTGGGCAGGTGACGTCATGGGCCGTGATGCCTCCATCATACTTCAGCAGGTCAAATTCACCTACAACGGCACTTACATCTGCCAGGTGAAGAATCCGCCGGATGTCCACGGCACGGTTGGAGAGATTCGACTGCGTGTCGTCACCACAG CCTCTTTCTCTGAACTTCTCCTTCTGGCGTTGGCCATCGGAGGCGGTATCGCCGCTGTGgtcatcctcctcatcatcattcTGTCCTGCAGGCGGTGCaagaagaggagacagagagagcgggAAGGGAACGAGGAGGCTCCCCGCAAAGAGAGAAAAGACCCCACTGCGTGGTAA